From Paenibacillus sp.:
CTCGAAGCCGCGCGCGGCCACGGACTCGTCGTCGGGATGGCGGGCCTCGAAATGTGGCAAAGCTTGCCGTATTTTTTCGGGCTCGGCGGCAGGCTCGCCGACAAGGAGTTCCAGGCCGCAAGCGGCTATTTCGACAGCGACGAAAGCGTACGCGCAATGGAGACGCTTCTCGAATGGCATCGGGCGGGCGTCCTCGCTCCCGAGCTGCTGGACGACGCGGATTTGTGGGGCGGCATTCGGTCCGGCGAGCGGCTGCTGATGATGGACGAAGGCCCATGGTTTTACAGCATCCTGCTCAACTCCGCGGAGGTCGGGCGGAGCCTGATGTCGGCGACGACGCCCGCTCCGTTCCCGCAAGGGCCCGAATACGGCGCCGTGGTCGGCGGAGAAAGCTTGGTCATCACGAAAGGAAGCCGACATAAGGAGGAAGCGTGGGCATTCATCCGCTGGATGCTCGGGAAGGAGGCGCAGACGGCGCTGTTCGGCGCCGGTTTGATCCCGACGCATCGGGAGGCGCTGCGCGACGCGGAGCAGATCGTCGCGGAGAATCCTTACTTGAAGGCGTATATGGAGGGAATCGCCGACAGCTTCGTTCGCCCCCCGGTCCCGCAGTGGTCCAAGGTGGAGGAAATTTACAAAAAGGCGATGGAGGACATGTTTCTGCACAACCGGGACGTCCGCGTCACGTTGAACGAAGCGGCTGCGCGCATGGATGAGGCGCTGAACGCGGGAGGGCGGTCGAGCGACCGATGAGCAGGCTCCAACCATTACGGTAATGGATGGGCCTGTTTTTCTTATGGGCGAAAATTCTTGTATTACTTGTATACAAGTATGATGAGTTGGTGGTAAAATGTAAGCTGAAAGCCCTTACGGAGGTGCAACGATGCTCGAACTTGAGCCGGCCGCGCCGGCCCCCAAGCAGTCGGCCCGCGATTACGTATACGAATTGCTGCGCGATCATATCGTTCGGCTGAAGCTTGCTCCCGGCCAGCCGCTGTCGGAGAACGAGATCGCCGCGAAGCTGCAGATCAGCCGAACCCCGATCCGGGAAGCGCTCGTGCGGCTGTCGCAGGAGCAGCTGCTGGAGGTGCTGCCGCAGCGCGGGACCTACGTGTCCCTCATCGATTTGGAGGAGGTGGAGGAGGCCAGGTTCGTCCGCGAGCAGCTGGAGCCGGCTGTCGTCAGGCTCGCTTGCGAACGGTTCTCGCCGGATCATCTCGTGCAGCTCGACATGAACGTGCTTCTGTTCGAGAAATACGTCGAGGAACGAAATTACGCGAAGCTGTTCGGATTGGACATTCAATTCCACGAAATTTTGTTCGCGGGCAGCGGCAAGCAGCGAACATGGTCGATCGTACATACGCTGAACGCGCATTTAAGCCGGATTCGCATGCTTAGCTTGGCTTCGGCGTTCAACTGGAGCACGATCGCGGCGCAGCACCGGGCGATGGTCGAATGCATCCGGAGCGGGGACGCGGACCGGGCGGAACGCATTATGAAGGAGCATGTGACGTTGATCGTGCACGACCAAGAGGCGCTGGTGCGCGCTTATCCGACCTATTTCAAAAACACGAAACGAGGCGGTGACGAGCAATGAGGATGGTATTCCGCTGGTTTGGCGAAGGAAACGACCAAGTCGCGCTGTGGCAAATCAAGCAAATCCCCGGCGTCGAAGGGATCGTCTGGGCGCTGCACGACGTCCCGGCGGGCGAGGAATGGCCGATGGATAAAATCGAGGCCGTGAAGCGCCAAGCGGAGGCGCACGGCTTCCATATCGATGTCGTGGAAAGCGTGAACGTCCATGAAGACATCAAGCTGGGACGGCCGACGCGGGACCGGTACATAGAGAACTACAAGCGAACGATCGAAAAGCTGGGGCAAGTCGGCGTGAAAGTGATTTGCTACAACTTCATGCCCGTGTTCGATTGGATTCGCACCGACTTGTACCGCGAGCTGGAGGACGGCTCCACGGCGCTGTTTTACGAGAAAAGTCTGCTTCAAAACATAGACCCGGAGGTGCTGGTCCGCACGATCGCCGACAATCCGAAATTCACGATTCCGGGCTGGGAGCCCGAACGGCTGCGAACGCTGTCCGGCTTATTCGAAGCGTACCGGGACGTGACCGAGGAGCGATTGTGGAGCAACCTGCAGTATTTTCTAGAGGAAATCATCCCGGTCGCCGCGCGGTGCGGCATCCGGATGGCGATCCATCCGGACGATCCGCCGTGGTCCGTCTTCGGGCTGCCTCGCATTATGACCGGGCAGGACAACATCCGGAGGCTGCTCCGGCTCGTCGATCACCCGTCGAACGGCGTCACGCTGTGCAGCGGCTCGCTCGGCGCCAATCCGGCGAACGATATTCCGGCGATGATTCGCGAGTTCGGCGACCGCATTCCGTTCGCGCATATCCGCAATGTACGCGTGTACGAGAACGGCGATTTCATCGAGACGTCCCATCGCGGAGCGGACGGAACTGTCGATATCGTCGGCATCGTCGAGGCGTACCACGATATCGGATTTACGGGCTACGCGAGACCGGATCACGGCAGACATCTGTGGGGCGAAGAGTGCCGCCCGGGCTACGGCCTGTACGACCGGGCGATGGGGATCATGTACTTGTGGGGCGCATGGGACGCCATTCAGCGAACGAAGAAAGGGAGATGAGGCAGCGTGCTGGGGATCAATGAAAACTTGAGAGGCAAAGTGGCCGTCGTCACCGGCGGAAGCGGCGTGCTGTGCGGCGCCATGGCCGTCGAGCTGGGACGCCAGGGCGTGAAGGTGGCGATCTTGAACCGAAGGGTCGAGAAAGGGCAGGAGGTGGCCGAGTCGATCCGCGCCGCGGGAGGCGAGGCGATCGCCGTCGCGTGCGACGTGCTGGACGCGGACAGCGTGATTCAGGCCGACGAAGAAATTTTTCGCCGTCTCGGGCCTTGCGATATTTTGATCAACGGCGCCGGGGGCAACCATCCGGACGGCACGACGGCGAAGGAGACGCTGAAGCTCGAGGATCTCGGCCAACCCGGCCTCCGCACCTTCTTCGACCTAAGTCCGGAAGGGTTCAGCTTCGTGTTCAATCTCAACATTCTAGGAACGCTGATTCCGACGCAAATTTTCGCGAAGCGGATGCTCGGCCGCGAAGGCTGCACGATCATTAACATGTCCTCGATGAGCGCGCCGAGCCCGATGACGAAAGTGCCCGCGTACAGCGCGGCCAAGGCGGGGATCGAAAATTTCACGCAGTGGCTCGCCGTCCATATGGCGGACGTCGGCATTCGGGTCAACGCGATTGCGCCGGGCTTCTTCCTGACGGAGCAGAACCGCAATTTGCTCACCCAACCGGACGGGAGCCTCACCGAACGCGCGCACAAAATTATCGCGCACACGCCGATGCGGCGGTTCGGCAAGCCGGAGGATTTGCTCGGCGTGCTGCTGTGGCTGGCCGATCCGGAGCAGTCGGGCTTCGTGACGGGCGTTACGGTGCCGGTCGACGGCGGGTTTTTGGCGTATTCGGGCGTGTAAGAGCGAGGAGCGAATGGAGATGCGCGCGGGGGAGCTTATCGAACGTTGTTTGCTATCGCAGGGGCTCGGCGCGGCCGGCGCCGCGACGGTCGACGGCATCGTCGCGGGCTCGCCGGATACGTTGGTGACAGGCATCGCCGTGACGTTCCTGGCGTCCCAAGCGGCGCTGGAGCGTTCGGCCGCGCTCGGCGCCAATTTCGTGATCGCGCATGAAGGGCTGTACTACAGCCATCGCGCCGACGGATCCATTGCGGCGGGCGGCACCGTCGCGCTTGCGAAGAACGCGTGGATCGAAGCGTCGGGGATGGTCGTGTACCGGTACCATGACGGGATTCACCGCAGTTTGCCGGATCGGATAACGGAAGGGTTGATCGAGGCGCTGGAATGGCAGCCGTACGTGGAGGAGGTACGGCCGGAAGCGACCGTCGTCCGGCTGCCGTCGATGCGTCTGGGCGATTTGGCGTCCGCGCTGAAGGAGAAACTCGCACTCCCTTACGTGCGCGTCGCCGGCGACTTGAACGCCGCATGCTCGCGGGCGGGCGTCGCGGTCGGCTACCGGGGCGGAGCCGCGGTCGCCGTTCCGCTGTTCGAGGAGCGGCAGGTCGATGTCGTCATCGCAGGCGAAGGGCCGGAGTGGGAGACGCCGGAGTACGTGCGCGACGCCGTCCGCCAAGGGAAGCGGAAAGCGCTCATTCTGCTCGGGCATGCGGCGAGCGAGGAGCCCGGCATGGAACGGCTCGCGCGGCGGCTGCAGGCGGCCGATCTCGGCGTGCCGGTGCATTTCGTCTCGGAGCGGCCGGCGTTGGAGATCGTATAAATCTAACGTTAGGGAGGGGCAAAGGATGCCGCAAGGGAAAGAACGCGCGGGGTATGCATGCTGGCTCAGTTACCGCGAGGTGAAGGACGCGCCGCTGCGCCAGTCGTACCTTCGCGGCTGCTCGCGCATCGCGATCGCGGGGGATTCGCCGATCCTCCGGTCGGCGCGGGACGAATTGGTATCGGCGCTGCAGTCGATGCTGGGGGCGACGCCGCAGGTGGTCGAGGCGGCCGACGAGACCGCGACGCTGGTCGTCGGGACGGTCGGCAGCCACCCCCTGCTTCGCGGCGAAGGCGTCGTCTCGGAAGAGGGGTACGCCATCCGCCGCTCAGACGGCGGTCCGATCGCGCTCGCCGCGAACACCGATCGCGGCGCGCTTTACGCGGTATTTCATTTCCTCGCGCTGCTGCAGGAGGGCGAATCGATCGAGCGGCTGGACATCGCGGAAACGCCCGCGAACCGGCTGCGCATGATCAACCATTGGGACAATATGGACGGCAGCATCGAGCGAGGGTATGCAGGCCGATCGATCTTTTTCCGGGATGACCGGTTCGACTACGATTTGTCGCGCGTGCGCGATTACGCGAGGCTGCTGGCGTCCGTCGGACTCAACGCCGTGTCGATCAACAACGTGAACGTCCACCGGACGGAAACGAAGCTGATCACGGAGGAGTTGCTGCCGGACGTCGCGAAGGTCGCGGACATCTTCCGGGCGTACGGCATTCGGCTGTTCCTCAGCGTCAACTACGCGAGCCCGATCGAAATCGGCGGCCTTGGCACCGCGGACCCGCTGGACCCCGCCGTCGGGCGCTGGTGGAAGGAACGAGCCGAGACGATCTACCGGTACGTTCCCGATTTCGGCGGATTCGTGGTCAAGGCGGATTCGGAGTTCCGGCCCGGACCGTTCAGCTACGGAAGAAACCACGCCGAAGGGGCGAACATGCTGGCCGACGCGCTGGCGCCCCATGGCGGCATCGTCGTTTGGCGCTGCTTCGTCTACAATTGCTTGCAGGATTGGAGGGATCGGAAAACGGACCGGGCGCGCGCGGCGTACGATCATTTCATGCCGCTGGACGGACAGTTCCGGGACAACGTCATCCTGCAAATCAAGAACGGGCCGATGGATTTTCAAGTTCGAGAGCCCGTCTCGCCGCTGCTCGGAGGCCTGGCGAGCACGAACCAACTGCTGGAGCTGCAAATTACGCAGGAGTACACAGGGCAGCAGCGGCATCTATGCTACCTTGTTTCGCAGTGGAAGGAAGTGCTGGACTTCGATACGTACGCGCGCGGGGAAGAGTCTACCGTGAGCAAGGTCGCGAGCGGCACCTTATTCGAGCGCCCGATCGGCGGGATGGCCGCCGTATCCAACATCGGGGACGACGACAACTGGACCGGGCATCCGCTCGCGCAGGCGAACTGGTACGGGTTCGGGAGACTCGCGTGGGATCCGAGCCTCGCCGCGGAGCGCATCGCCAAGGAATGGATCGCGAGGACGTTCGGCGGCGACCCGCTCGTCATGCGGACGGTGTCGGAGATGCTGCTCGGGTCCTGGGAAATTTACGAGTCGTATACGGCGCCGCTCGGCGTCGGCTGGATGGTGAATCCGAATCACCATTACGGCCCGAACGTGGACGGCTACGAATATTCCAAATGGGGGACGTACCATTTCGCGGATTGCCGCGGGATCGGCGTCGACCGGACGGCGGCCACCGGCACGGGATATACGAGCCAATACCATTCGCCGCAATCGGACCGTTACGAGTCGCTGACGGAGTGCCCCGACGAACTGCTTTTATTTTTCCATCATGTGCCGTATACGCACGTGCTGAAATCGGGCAAGACGGTCATTCAGCATATTTACGATTCGCGCTTCGAAGGGGCGGAACGCGCGGCCGAGCTGCTCCGGCGCTGGGACGCGTTGGAAGGCCTCGTCGACGCCGAGATCCACAAGCAAGCCCGCGACCGGTTCGTTCACCAAGCGGAGCATGCGCAGGAGTGGCGGGACGTCATCAACACATACTTCTACCGTAAATCGGGCATTCCGGACGCGCACGGACGGACGATATATTAAGACGCCGCGGGCACGCTGACAATCATTCGCGTCCCGCGGCCGAGCTCGCTTTCGGCCTCGATCGTCCCCCCGTGCGCCAGCACGAACGCTTTCGCGATCGCAAGACCGAGTCCCATGCCGCCGCCGCTTCGCGACCGGTCCGCGTCCGCCCGGTAAAACCGGTCGAAGATGAACGGCAGATGCTCCGGGGCAATGCCCGTTCCGGTGTCCTCGACGGCGACGACGAGCATGCCGGCCGCCCGGTCGGCCGAAATCCGGATCGCCACCGTTCCGCCGGAAGGCGTATGCCGCACGGCGTTCATCACTAGGTTTAGGAACACTTGCGTCATCCGGTTCGGATCGACCGCGGCAGCAGGCAGCGCATCCGCCGCTTCGACCGCAAGCCGAACGCCCTTGCCCTCCGCTTCTAGCTCCGCTCGCTCGGCGATGCGGTCGAGCAGCGCGGGCAGGTCGACCGCGCGGATGTCGAGCGGCAGCTTCTTCGCTTCGGCCAGTGACACCCGGTGGAGGTCGTCGACAAGGCGCGACAGCCGAATGAGCTCGTCCTGCAGCGGGAGCAGCTGCTCGGGCTCGACCGTTTCCCCGCGTTCCTGCAAATAGTCCAGTTTGCCTCGAACGATCGCCAGCGGCGTCCGCAGCTCGTGCGCGATATCAGCCGTCAAGCTGCGGCGCGTCGCTTCGGCGCGCTCGAGCTCTCCCGACATCGCGTTGAACGCCGCCGCCAGCTTCCCGTATTCGTCTTTGCCCTCGACCGGCGCCTGAACGCCGAGCTCCCCTCGGCCCAGCCGTTCGATGATCGGCATGAGCGATCGAAGCGGCCGCGTGAGCCGCTCCGAAATTCGCCAAGCGGCGAAGAGGGCGCATAATCCGATAAGGAAGACGCTCGCGAGCGAGAAGACGGTGACCGAGCTGCCGACGCCGAGCTGGATGATCGCGAGATTGGCGGCTTCGGCATCGTGATAATAAAGCGTCGCGATCGGTTCGCCCCCTGCGGACAGCTCGTGCCGAATGCCGAGACGCCGGATCTCTTCGGGGCGAACGGAACCGGCATGGGCGATCGATTCGCCTCCCGGTGCCAGCAGCATCGCGCTTTGATCCGGATGCCCTTCATAGTAGTCCGCGACGTCCGCATCCTCTGCCACTCCGTCCCATGAGCCGCCGTTCCGTTCAAAGTAGCTGACGTACAATTCGGACAAGACGTGGATTTCTTCGCTGCGATCCGCAATCGGGACGCGTTCGACGATTTGCTTTACGACGAAGACCGTTACTCCTGCGAAAATGAGGCTCATCGCCGCGACCATGCCGGCCATCGCGAGAAACAGTTTTTTTCGAATCGTCATCGGCGCTCACCGAACCGGTAGCCGAAGCCGAACACGGTCTGGATGTAAACGGGCCGGGCCGGATCGTCTTCGATTTTCCGTCGCAGCTTGCTGATATGCGCGTCGACCGTACGCTCGTCGTTCAAATAGTCGTCTTCCATCGCGGATTGCAACAGCTGCAGCCGGCTGAACACGATGCCCGGCTTCTCCGCCAGCGCGAGCAGCAGCTTAAACTCCGTCGGCGTCAGCGCGACCTCCTGCCCGCGCTTCCATACGCGCAGCTGCGGCTCCGAGATGGCGAGCTCGCCGCGTTCCAGCAGCGGCTCCGGCTCGCCGCCTCGCCCGTCCAGCCGGCGAATCAACGAGCGGATGCGGGCCGCCAGCTCGCGCAGCGACACCGGCTTCGTGACGTAATCGTCGGCGCCGACCTCCAGCCCGACGATTTTATCCGTTTCGTCGCTTCTCGCCGTCACCATAATGATGCCGGCCCCGCTCGTGCGCCTCAGCTCGCGGCAGACGTCGATGCCGCTCATCTCCGGCAGCATCCAATCGAGCACGACGACCGCCGGCTTCGATTCGCGCGCCTTTCGCAGCGCTTCGGTCCCCGTCGATGCCGTAACGACTTCGTACCCCTCCTGCCGAAAGTATGGCGTCATCGATTCCAGCACTTTCGCCTCGTCGTCGACGAGCAGTAGCGTAGCCATGCTCCATTCACCTTTCTTCCGTACGCATATTGCCCCCATTATACAATGCTTAGCGCAGGCGGTGCCGTTTTTCACGGGAATCGCAAACGATCTTCACAACTTCGCAACATCGACTTGATAGGATAGGGGCAGCAACGACGAAAGGATGTGCTTTCCCTATGCATCGAACGAAGCGGTCCGCCGCGGTCGTTCTCCTAGTCCTCGCTTGGCTGCTCGCCTCCTGCGGCACGATTCAAGGGAGGCCGCCGGAGGAGATCGACATGTCCGCGCCGCACGCAGGACATGCCGGTCATGACGGCACGGAGGGGCAGGTTGCCGCCGCGCTGTCTTGCCCTGATTTGATCGACCCGCCTTCCGCCGCGCCCGTTCGCGAATTCGAGCTGCAGGCCGCCGTGACGCGGCTGGAGCTGAACGACGGCACCCGCGCGGAGGCGTGGACGTTTAACGGCTCGACGCCGGGACCCGAACTGCGCGTCCGGGAGGGCGATCGCGTCGTCGTCAAGCTGACGAACGTCGACATCGAAGCCGGGGTCTCGATCCATTGGCACGGCGTCGTTCTGCCCTGCTCGCAGGACGGCGTGCCGGGCGTGACGCAGGATGCGGTTTGGCCCGGCGGGACGTTCACATATTCCTTCATCGCCAAACATCCGGGGACATATTGGTATCATTCCCATCAGCAAAGCTCCCGACAAGCGAAGCGCGGTTTGATCGGCCGCTTGATCGTCGAGCCGAAGGACGATCCGTTCGCGTACGACCGCGATTACGCCGTCACGCTGCAGGAGCTGAACGAGAAGCATCGGCTGACGAACGGCGCCGAAGGCGGACTCGCCCTCGAGGCCGCGCCGGGCGAAACGGTTCGTCTGCGGCTCGTCAACGCGTTCGACGAAACGCAGCGCATGGGCGTGGCAGGCGCCGAATTCCGGGTGGCGTCAATCGACGCCAACGACCTGAACGCACCGACGCCGCTCCGAAACGAGTGGATTCCGATAGGAGGCGGGCAGCGGTACGATTTATTGATAACGATGCCGGACAACGGGCAAGTCGTCGTATACAGTCGGGAGCATGCCGATTGGCGTATCGCGCTCGGGGCAGGACCGGAACCGGAGCGGCTGCCGAAGGACGCGGACACGTTCGACTTTACGACCTACGGCGAACCGAAAGAGGATGGCATTTCGGCGGACATGGCGTTCGACCGGACGTACGAGCTGGAGCTCGGTCCCGTTACGATCAACGGGAAGGGCGGACACCATATCCCGCCGATGCTGGTGAAGGAAGGCGATTGGGTCAAGGTGCGCATCAAGCATCGACTCGGCGCCGACCATCCGATGCATCTGCACGGTCATGTGTTTAAGATCGTGACGAAGAACGGCAGGCCGCTGACGGGGAGCCCGATTTATGCCGACAGCGTTCCGTTGTCTAAGGGCGACGAATACGAGGTCGTCTTCCAGGCGGATAATCCCGGCTTATGGATGCTGCACTGCCATAACCTCGGCCACGCCGCGGCGGGGATGACGATGATGCTCAATTACAAAGGAGTGTCGACGCCGTATCGAGTCGGCACGAAATCCGGCAATTTGCCGGATTAGTAGAGAAGGGGGGGCTCTTATGAAATCGTGGATGAAAATGCTGGCTGCATTCATACTCGGATTGATCGGCGGATTTCTTTTGTTCGAGGTCGTCGTCCGCGCCAGCATGCGGTGGATGGAGGCCGTGCCGATCGCCTTCATCGCCGCGCTGTCGTTCCTGCTGCCGCTCGGCGGCGCCTTCGCCGCGGTCGCGCTGACGGCACGGCGGGAGAGATCGAAAAAGTCGTAGACTCTGTCCGGTTCGACCATTTCTTGAGGCAGCGAGCATCGCTTTGGACAATTTTGGACATGCGGGAAGCCTCGTTCAATACTCCAATTACAGATCGTCCGGATCCTATGGTGAATACATGCAACACGCGCCGGACTTCCTGCAATGTTCCCCGCCATTTCGGATCGCTGAACCTTCGCCGCCCCTTCTGTTTCATCCGATCTTGAAGCAGTGAGCGGTGCTTGGAACACCCATCGCTGGACACGTCACCGACCACTGGTTCGATAGTTTCTTGAGGAGGCGGGCGTAGCTTTGGACAATTTTGGACAACAGAGAAGCTCTGCTCAATATTTTGACTACTGAAAGTCCAGGACCTTTGGTAAATACATTCAGCACACGCCGTACTTTCCCTGCGAAGCTCCCCCGTGCCGTGTCTTCGGCGAAGTTCCCTCGCGTTAGGAGCCGGTAAACCCGTCTTCGGCCCGTCTGGTTCGACCGTTCCTTGAGGCGGCGGGCGTAGCTTTGGACAATTTTGGACATGCGGAAGGCCCCGTTCAATACTCCAATTACCAACCGTCCGGTTCCTATGGTGAATACATGCAACACGCGCCGGACTTCCTGCAACGTTCCCCGCTATTTCGATTCGCTGAACCCTCGCCGCCCCTTCTGTTTCATCCGATTCTTGAAGCAATGAGCGGTGCTTTGAACACCAATCGCTGGACACGTCACCGACCACTGGTTCGATCGTTTCTTGAGGCGGCGGGCGTAGCTTTGGACAATTTTGGACATGCGGAAGGCCCCGTTCAATACTCCAGTTACCGAATGACCGGTCCTTTGGTGAATATATACAACACTCCCTGGAATTCCTGCTATGATCCCCGCCATTTCGGATCGCTGAACCCTTAGCCGCCCCTTCTGTTTCATCCGATTCTTGAAGCAGTGAGTGGTGCTTGGAAGCCAATCACTGGACACATCACCGACCACTGGTTCGATCGTTTCTTGAGGCGGCGGGCGGCGCTATGGACAATTTTGGACATGCGAGAAACCCGTTTCAATACTCCAGTTACCGATGACCGGTCCTTCGCTGATACATGTAACACACCCAGACTTTTTGCTATGTACCCGCCATTTTCGAGCCGGACCCGTCTTCTACCCGTCTGGTTCGAACGTTTCTTGAGGCGGCGAGCGTAGCTTTGGACAATTTTGGACATGCGGAAGGCCCCTTTCAATACTCCAGTTACCGAATGACCGGTCCTTTGGTGAATATATACAACACGTCCGGATTTCCTGCTATGTTCCCCGCCATTTCGAGTCGCTGAACCCTTCGCCGCCCCTTCTGTTTCATCCGATTCTTGAAGCAGTGATCGCGCTTTGGACACCAATCGCTGGACACGTTACCGACCTCTGGTTCAATCGTTTCTTGAGGTCGCGAGCATCACTTTGGACAATTTTGGACACCAGAGAAGCCCTGCTTAATATTTTAACTACTGAAAGTCCAGGACCTTTGGTGAATACATGCAGCACACGCCGTACTCTCCCTGCGAAGCTCCCCTCGCGCCGTGTCTTCTGCGAAGTTCTCTCGCGTTAGGAGCCGGTAGACCCGTCATCGACCCGTCTGGTTCGACCGTTTCTTGAGGCGGCGGGCGTAGCTTTGGACAATTTTGGACATGCGAGAAATCCCGTTCAATACTCCAGTTACCGAATGACCGGTCCTTTGGTGAATATATACAACGCGCCCTGGAATTCCTGCTATGTTCACCGCAATTTCGAATCGCTGAACCCTTTGCAGCCCCTTCTGTTTCATCTGATTCTTGAAGCAGTGAGCGGTGCTTTGAATACCAATCACTGGACACGTCACCGACCACTGGTTCGATCGTTTCTTGAGGCGGCGAACAGCGCTTTGGACAATTTTGGACATGCGGGAAACCCCGTTCAATACTGCGACTACCTAAACTCGAGAACCTTCGGTGAATACATGCATACGCGCCGTACTTCCTGTGAAATTTTTCGCTTCCAAGGAGAGGAAGGAGAACGACGGCACATCGTCGAATTTACGAAGACCGACGGGTATGAAGAGCGGTCGTTCGATTTGGAACCGGTTACAGTCATGCAGCGCGTAACGTTTATGTTCCTGCCCGGCAGCTGCTGCGATTTTTGATTGGTTCCGCTTCGAGCGGAGGGAATGAGGAGAAAACCACTTTTTTGTAAAAGAGGTGCGCGGAAATGACGACAGGCATGATGAAGGCGGCGGTTATGGACAGGCCGATGTCGATCGGCGTCAAACAGGTCGAGATTCCTGTGCCGAAGGACGGCGAGGCGCTGGTGAAGGTATACTGCATCGGCGTATGCGGCTCCGACGTGCATTATTACGAGCGCGGCAAAATCGGGCGGTACGTCGTGACGGAGCCGATCGTCCTCGGGCATGAGGTCGCCGGCGAAGTCGTCGCGGTAGGCGGCGGCGTGACGAACGTGTCGGTCGGCGACCGGGTGGCGGTGGAACCCGGGGCGACGTGCGGCCGCTGCGACTACTGCAAGTCCGGACGGTACAATTTGTGCCCGGACGTCGTGTTCCTCGCGACGCCGCCAGTCGACGGAGCATGGGCGGAGTACATCGTCATGCCGAGCGAATTGTTGTTCAAGCTGCCCGACACGATGAGTTACGAGGAAGGCGCGCTGCTGGAGCCGCTGTCCGTCGGCTTTCACGCGATGCTGCGCGGCGGGGTGAAGCCGTTCGATCGGGTGCTCGTCACCGGCCTCGGCCCGATCGGGCTTCTCGCGGGGCAAGCGGCGAAGCTGTTCGGCGTGACGGAAATTTACGGGACGGACGTCGTGCCGTTCCGCCGGCAGCTGGCGCTCGACATGGGCTTTACGGCGGCGTTCGACCCGGCGAACGAGGATGTCGCCGCGCGGCTCGCCGAGCTGACCGGCGGGGAGGGCGTCACGTACGTCGTCGAGTCGTCCGGCAACGCAAGGGCGATGGCCGACACGATCAAGCTCGTGCGGCGCGGCGGCAAAATCGTCTTCGTCGGGCTGCCCGCGACCGACGCCGTGCCGATGGACATGGGAAGCTTCATCGATGCCGAGATCGACGCGTACGGCGTCTTCCGTTACGCGAATACGTATCCGGCCGCGATCCAAGCGCTGCAGCGCTCCTCCATCGATCTGACGAAGGTCATCACGCACCGGTTCGCGCTGACGGATATCCGGGAAGCGGTGGAAACGGCGCGCACGCAGAAAGAGACGAGCATCAAGGTCATGATTTATCCGAATCTGCCGTAAACCGGCTTGGGTTGCCCTGGGCGCTGTCGCGCTTGGGGCAGCTCGAAATGTCCGGATCGCTGT
This genomic window contains:
- a CDS encoding NAD(P)-dependent alcohol dehydrogenase encodes the protein MTTGMMKAAVMDRPMSIGVKQVEIPVPKDGEALVKVYCIGVCGSDVHYYERGKIGRYVVTEPIVLGHEVAGEVVAVGGGVTNVSVGDRVAVEPGATCGRCDYCKSGRYNLCPDVVFLATPPVDGAWAEYIVMPSELLFKLPDTMSYEEGALLEPLSVGFHAMLRGGVKPFDRVLVTGLGPIGLLAGQAAKLFGVTEIYGTDVVPFRRQLALDMGFTAAFDPANEDVAARLAELTGGEGVTYVVESSGNARAMADTIKLVRRGGKIVFVGLPATDAVPMDMGSFIDAEIDAYGVFRYANTYPAAIQALQRSSIDLTKVITHRFALTDIREAVETARTQKETSIKVMIYPNLP
- a CDS encoding sensor histidine kinase, with the translated sequence MTIRKKLFLAMAGMVAAMSLIFAGVTVFVVKQIVERVPIADRSEEIHVLSELYVSYFERNGGSWDGVAEDADVADYYEGHPDQSAMLLAPGGESIAHAGSVRPEEIRRLGIRHELSAGGEPIATLYYHDAEAANLAIIQLGVGSSVTVFSLASVFLIGLCALFAAWRISERLTRPLRSLMPIIERLGRGELGVQAPVEGKDEYGKLAAAFNAMSGELERAEATRRSLTADIAHELRTPLAIVRGKLDYLQERGETVEPEQLLPLQDELIRLSRLVDDLHRVSLAEAKKLPLDIRAVDLPALLDRIAERAELEAEGKGVRLAVEAADALPAAAVDPNRMTQVFLNLVMNAVRHTPSGGTVAIRISADRAAGMLVVAVEDTGTGIAPEHLPFIFDRFYRADADRSRSGGGMGLGLAIAKAFVLAHGGTIEAESELGRGTRMIVSVPAAS
- a CDS encoding alpha-glucuronidase family glycosyl hydrolase, giving the protein MPQGKERAGYACWLSYREVKDAPLRQSYLRGCSRIAIAGDSPILRSARDELVSALQSMLGATPQVVEAADETATLVVGTVGSHPLLRGEGVVSEEGYAIRRSDGGPIALAANTDRGALYAVFHFLALLQEGESIERLDIAETPANRLRMINHWDNMDGSIERGYAGRSIFFRDDRFDYDLSRVRDYARLLASVGLNAVSINNVNVHRTETKLITEELLPDVAKVADIFRAYGIRLFLSVNYASPIEIGGLGTADPLDPAVGRWWKERAETIYRYVPDFGGFVVKADSEFRPGPFSYGRNHAEGANMLADALAPHGGIVVWRCFVYNCLQDWRDRKTDRARAAYDHFMPLDGQFRDNVILQIKNGPMDFQVREPVSPLLGGLASTNQLLELQITQEYTGQQRHLCYLVSQWKEVLDFDTYARGEESTVSKVASGTLFERPIGGMAAVSNIGDDDNWTGHPLAQANWYGFGRLAWDPSLAAERIAKEWIARTFGGDPLVMRTVSEMLLGSWEIYESYTAPLGVGWMVNPNHHYGPNVDGYEYSKWGTYHFADCRGIGVDRTAATGTGYTSQYHSPQSDRYESLTECPDELLLFFHHVPYTHVLKSGKTVIQHIYDSRFEGAERAAELLRRWDALEGLVDAEIHKQARDRFVHQAEHAQEWRDVINTYFYRKSGIPDAHGRTIY
- a CDS encoding response regulator transcription factor translates to MATLLLVDDEAKVLESMTPYFRQEGYEVVTASTGTEALRKARESKPAVVVLDWMLPEMSGIDVCRELRRTSGAGIIMVTARSDETDKIVGLEVGADDYVTKPVSLRELAARIRSLIRRLDGRGGEPEPLLERGELAISEPQLRVWKRGQEVALTPTEFKLLLALAEKPGIVFSRLQLLQSAMEDDYLNDERTVDAHISKLRRKIEDDPARPVYIQTVFGFGYRFGERR
- a CDS encoding multicopper oxidase family protein; this encodes MHRTKRSAAVVLLVLAWLLASCGTIQGRPPEEIDMSAPHAGHAGHDGTEGQVAAALSCPDLIDPPSAAPVREFELQAAVTRLELNDGTRAEAWTFNGSTPGPELRVREGDRVVVKLTNVDIEAGVSIHWHGVVLPCSQDGVPGVTQDAVWPGGTFTYSFIAKHPGTYWYHSHQQSSRQAKRGLIGRLIVEPKDDPFAYDRDYAVTLQELNEKHRLTNGAEGGLALEAAPGETVRLRLVNAFDETQRMGVAGAEFRVASIDANDLNAPTPLRNEWIPIGGGQRYDLLITMPDNGQVVVYSREHADWRIALGAGPEPERLPKDADTFDFTTYGEPKEDGISADMAFDRTYELELGPVTINGKGGHHIPPMLVKEGDWVKVRIKHRLGADHPMHLHGHVFKIVTKNGRPLTGSPIYADSVPLSKGDEYEVVFQADNPGLWMLHCHNLGHAAAGMTMMLNYKGVSTPYRVGTKSGNLPD